One stretch of Brachionichthys hirsutus isolate HB-005 unplaced genomic scaffold, CSIRO-AGI_Bhir_v1 contig_200, whole genome shotgun sequence DNA includes these proteins:
- the LOC137912589 gene encoding insulin-like growth factor 1 receptor, translating to MGSRTGRSRLTLFWGLMLGLSSCLRPAAAEICGPSIDIGNDISEFRRLENCTVVEGYLHILLIGDKNNNINNQEVFRYLSFPKLTIITDYLLLFRVSGLDSLSTLFPNLTVIRGRNLFYNYALVIFEMTSLKDIGLYNLRNVTRGAIRIEKNPELCYLDSIDWSLIMDAEFNNYIAGNKQSKECSDICPGIMENNPQCRKTMFNNNYNYRCWNSNYCQKECPEKCERRACTAGGECCHPQCLGSCTVPGSDTACAACVHYYHQGRCVADCPPHTYRFEGWLCISAEHCSRAHLLDYDSIIIHGGECMSECPSGYTRTAPNSTFCTACDGLCDKVCEGKVIDSVVAAQSLKGCTVIKGSLCINIRRGHNMVAELESFTGLIQRVTGYVRIRHSHTLSSLAFLRSLRYIDGETLLDDMYAFSAFDNHQLQYLWDWKQHNLTIKAGKLFFSANPKLCMSEIRKMWEKTGVKSRFVESDFRNNGDRASCESTILKFKSNRTSSTRIKLTWQRYHPPDYRDLISFILYYKEAPFQNITEFEGQDGCGSNSWNMVDVELGAEKDSDPGVLLTALKPWTQYAVFVKAITLMVEDKHMPGAKSKVVYIRTSPSVPSMPQDVRAYSNSSTQLVLHWSPPVSPNGNQTYYLVRWQQQAEDRELYQHNYCSKELKIPIRIAAEGVEDHEEDAKPTKPELDGADKGPCCPCPKSAEDLDAEAADARYRKAFENFLHNSIFTPRPPDRRRRDLFGIANSTHSRRNQLHANSSVVPPLQTAGNGSTMNVELADREFKFMEQSVVERELQIAGLQPFTVYRIDIHACNRQVQRCSASEFVFSRTKPAEKADDIPGPVTWEGHEDWVFLRWPEPHRPNGLILMYEIKFRLASETEKHECVSGQIYRTQRGVRLNNLSPGNYSVRVRATSLAGNGSWTRSLDFYVAEEYETVLYAMIFIPIAIVFLICVLVSILVVFNRKRNSDRLGNGVLYASVNPEYFSAAEMYVPDEWDVAREKISLSRELGQGSFGMVYEGLAKGVVKDEPEIRVAIKTVNESASMRDRIEFLNEASVMKEFNCHHVVRLLGVVSQGQPTLVIMELMTKGDLKSYLRSLRPKEQQWSSLSLPPLKKMLQMAGQIADGMAYLNANKFVHRDLAARNCMVAEDFTVKIGDFGMTRDIYETDYYRKGGKGLLPVRWMSPESLKDGVFTTNSDVWSFGVVLWEIASLAEQPYQGLSNEQVLRFVMEGGLLEKPQNCPDMLFELMRMCWQYNPKMRPSFIEIIGSIKDDLEPSFREVSFFYSSNNKPVDAPQLHVDKMDDIDDVPLDPSTSTQQTTVPQQTPPSPSLEAPPTPPLAPSAPSSPCTSTAAMDKPLSGQQAANGLSGSGLAAGSGSSVTTRPSLDELPPYAHMNGGSSNERAVPLPQSSAC from the exons ATGGGGTCTCGCACGGGAAGGAGCCGCTTGACCTTGTTTTGGGGTCTGATGCTGGGTCTGTCGTCCTGCCTCCGGCCCGCCGCAGCAGAGA TTTGTGGCCCCAGCATTGATATTGGCAATGACATCAGTGAATTCAGACGTCTAGAGAACTGCACGGTGGTCGAGGGTTACTTGCATATCCTCCTCATCggtgacaaaaacaacaacatcaacaaccaGGAAGTCTTCCGCTACCTCAGCTTCCCCAAGCTGACGATTATCACAGACTACCTGCTGCTGTTTCGAGTGTCCGGCCTTGACAGTCTGAGCACGCTCTTTCCGAATCTCACTGTCATACGCGGAAGAAACCTCTTCTACAACTATGCCCTTGTGATCTTTGAGATGACCAGCCTAAAGGACATAGGCCTGTACAACCTGAGGAACGTCACCCGCGGCGCCATCCGTATCGAAAAGAACCCCGAGCTCTGTTACTTGGACTCCATAGACTGGTCGCTAATCATGGATGCAGAGTTCAACAATTATATCGCTGGGAACAAGCAGTCAAAGGAGTGTAGTGATATTTGTCCAGGCATCATGGAGAACAACCCTCAGTGCAGAAAGACCATGTTCAACAACAACTACAACTACCGCTGCTGGAATTCCAATTACTGCCAGAAAG AATGCCCAGAGAAGTGTGAGCGGCGAGCATGCACAGCAGGTGGAGAGTGCTGCCACCCTCAGTGTCTGGGCAGCTGTACAGTCCCTGGTAGCGACACAGCATGCGCAGCATGTGTGCATTACTACCACCAAGGACGCTGCGTGGCTGACTGCCCACCACACACCTACAGGTTTGAGGGCTGGCTCTGCATAAGTGCTGAGCATTGCTCCAGAGCCCACCTCCTCGACTATGACAGCATCATCATCCATGGGGGAGAATGCATGTCTGAATGCCCTTCTGGGTACACACGCACCGCGCCCAACAG caCATTCTGCACAGCCTGTGACGGTCTGTGCGATAAGGTGTGCGAGGGGAAGGTCATCGACTCGGTGGTTGCCGCTCAGTCTCTCAAAGGCTGCACTGTTATTAAAGGCAGCCTGTGTATCAACATCCGCAGAGGCC acaACATGGTGGCGGAGCTGGAGAGCTTCACAGGGTTGATCCAGAGAGTGACTGGTTATGTGCGAATCAGACATTCCCACACTCTGAGCTCCCTGGCCTTCCTCCGCAGCCTGAGATACATCGATGGAGAAACGCTACTGGATGA cATGTATGCATTCTCAGCCTTTGACAACCACCAGCTCCAGTATCTTTGGGACTGGAAGCAGCACAATCTCACCATCAAGGCAGGAAAGCTGTTCTTCAGTGCCAACCCAAAGCTGTGTATGTCTGAGATCCGCAAGATGTGGGAGAAGACGGGCGTCAAGAGCCGCTTTGTTGAGAGTGATTTCCGAAACAATGGAGACCGAGCCAGCT GTGAAAGCACTATCCTCAAGTTTAAGTCCAACCGCACCAGCAGTACTAGGATCAAACTGACTTGGCAGCGCTATCATCCTCCCGACTACAGAGACCTCATCAGCTTCATTCTCTACTATAAGGAGGC GCCATTCCAGAACATTACAGAGTTTGAGGGGCAGGATGGATGTGGCTCTAACAGCTGGAATATGGTGGATGTGGAACTTGGAGCAGAAAAGGACTCAGACCCCGGAGTACTGCTGACTGCTCTGAAGCCCTGGACGCAGTATGCTGTGTTTGTGAAGGCGATCACTCTGATGGTGGAGGACAAACATATGCCTGGTGCCAAGAGCAAGGTTGTCTACATCCGCACTAGCCCTTCAG TGCCCTCCATGCCTCAGGATGTGCGAGCCTACTCTAACTCATCCACACAGCTGGTGCTGCATTGGTCACCCCCTGTCTCACCAAATGGGAACCAGACTTACTACCTGGTCAGATGGCAGCAGCAAGCTGAAGACCGGGAGCTGTATCAGCACAACTACTGTTCTAAAG agcTGAAGATCCCCATAAGGATCGCTGCAGAAGGTGTGGAAGACCATGAAGAGGATGCCAAGCCCACTAAGCCAGAGCTTGATGGGGCAGACAAGGGCCCATGTTGCCCTTGTCCCAAGTCAGCTGAGGACCTggatgctgaagctgcagacGCACGCTACCGAAAAGCTTTTGAAAACTTTCTGCACAACTCCATTTTCACACCGAG GCCTCCGGATCGTCGCCGTAGAGATCTTTTTGGCATAGCCAACTCTACTCACTCCCGCCGCAACCAGCTGCACGCCAACAGCAGTGTTGTTCCTCCTCTCCAAACTGCGGGAAATGGCAGCACCATGAATGTGGAGCTGGCAGATAGAGAGTTCAAGTTCATGGAGCAATCAGTCGTGGAGCGGGAGCTTCAAATCGCTGGTCTGCAACCGTTCACAGTTTATCGCATCGACATTCATGCTTGCAATCGACAGGTCCAACGCTGCAGCGCCTCGGAGTTTGTCTTCTCTAGGACAAAGCCAGCAG AAAAGGCTGATGACATACCTGGCCCTGTGACCTGGGAGGGCCACGAGGACTGGGTGTTTCTGCGCTGGCCAGAGCCACATCGCCCCAATGGACTCATCCTCATGTATGAGATCAAGTTTAGACTGGCTTCTGAG ACTGAGAAGCATGAATGTGTATCTGGTCAAATTTATCGGACCCAGCGTGGAGTTCGTCTTAACAATCTGAGTCCAGGAAATTACTCTGTTCGAGTTAGAGCTACGTCACTGGCAGGCAACGGCTCCTGGACTCGCTCTCTGGATTTCTACGTGGCTGAAG AATATGAAACCGTTCTCTACGCAATGATCTTCATCCCCATTGCAATCGTCTTCCTCATCTGTGTCCTCGTCTCAATCCTGGTGGTCTTCAACAGGAAAAG gAATAGCGACCGGCTTGGAAATGGAGTCCTGTATGCCTCAGTCAACCCAGAGTATTTCAGCGCTGCAGAAA TGTATGTACCGGACGAGTGGGATGTGGCACGGGAGAAAATCTCCCTGAGTCGTGAACTTGGTCAGGGGTCCTTCGGCATGGTGTATGAGGGCCTGGCAAAGGGTGTGGTGAAAGATGAACCAGAGATACGTGTCGCCATTAAGACCGTCAATGAATCAGCCAGCATGAGGGACAGAATCGAGTTTCTCAATGAAGCGTCTGTCATGAAGGAGTTCAACTGTCACCATGTG GTTCGTCTGCTGGGAGTGGTTTCTCAGGGCCAGCCCACCCTGGTGATCATGGAGCTGATGACTAAAGGAGACCTGAAGAGCTATTTACGCTCCCTCCGACCTAAAGAG CAACAGTGGTCAAgcctgtctcttcctcctctgaagaAGATGCTTCAGATGGCCGGGCAGATCGCTGACGGCATGGCATACCTCAACGCCAACAAGTTTGTCCACAGGGATCTGGCAGCCAGGAACTGCATGGTGGCCGAAGACTTCACCGTGAAGATAGGAG ACTTTGGCATGACCAGAGACATTTATGAGACAGATTACTACCGCAAAGGTGGTAAAGGTTTGCTGCCTGTTCGCTGGATGTCACCCGAGTCTCTGAAGGATGGAGTCTTCACTACCAACTCTGATGTCTG GTCATTTGGGGTTGTATTGTGGGAGATTGCCTCACTGGCGGAACAGCCCTATCAAGGCCTATCCAATGAGCAGGTCCTCCGCTTTGTCATGGAGGGAGGCCTGCTGGAGAAACCACAGAACTGTCCTGACATGTT GTTTGAGTTGATGCGAATGTGTTGGCAGTACAACCCTAAGATGCGTCCATCTTTTATCGAGATCATCGGCAGCATAAAGGACGACTTGGAGCCGTCTTTCCGGGAAGTCAGTTTCTTCTACAGTTCCAATAACAAGCCAGTCGACGCGCCGCAGCTCCACGTGGATAAGATGGACGACATCGATGACGTTCCCCTGGACCCCTCTACATCCACACAGCAAACCACAGTCCCACAACAGACGCCACCCTCTCCGAGTttagaggctccgcccaccccGCCACTAGCCCCCAGCGCTCCCTCCAGTCCCTGTACATCAACTGCTGCCATGGACAAACCGCTCTCTGGGCAACAGGCGGCCAATGGGCTGTCAGGATCAGGCCTAGCAGCAGGGTCCGGGTCAAGTGTCACAACACGGCCATCTCTGGATGAACTGCCGCCGT